TTAGCAGAAAAACGACAAAAGATAATCCAATTTTGACATACAACGGAGTATTACTAGATGTTATTGATCATCATAAAGTCTTAGGACTGACCTTCGACTCCAGACTTACTTGGAATACACACATACAGGAAACAAAAGGCAAttgcttaaaaaatattaatattctaaAAAGTTTAGCACATTTTCATTGGGGAGCCGACGAAGAGGTATTGCTTACAGTTTACAGATCCATTATTCGCTCAAAAATGGACTATGGTAGTTTTGTCTATATGTCTGCCTCCAAGTCACATCTGAAAGCTCTTGACTCCGTACACAATACGGGTCTTAGAATCTGCTTAGGTGCCTTCAGATCTAGCCCAGCTCAAAGTATGTACTGTGAAGCTAACGAACCACCACTCTGGTTAAGGAGACAACATCTTCTTTTGTCATATGCAGCTAGCTTATCAACCAATCCACAAAATCCAGTCTATCAACTAATTATACAACCAAATAATCTCATTAATCATTCTCAGACCACTAGAGCTGCACAACCCCTCTCTTGCATACTAAACTCTATTCTCGATGGTTTTGATCTTTCTGCAACTTCACCCTTTCATATCTCTACACATCCTCCGTGGCATAAGCAACTTCCGAATGTCAATACTTCCCTTTGCTCTTTTAATAAACATGATACTCCTAAAGCTGTAATTAAACAATTGTTCCTAGACATACGTAATCGAAATCAGTTTCGTAAAGTTCTTTATACAGATGCCTCTAAAAATGATGTAGGGGTGGGTAGTGCTGTTGTTTCCTCTTTCAGCACTACAAAACTAATCAAACTTCCTGCCGTTTGTAGTGTATATACTGCAGAACTATATGGTATCGTCGAGGCTTTTCGTATGTTGGAACCAACTGACCGCAATGTAGCGATTTGCACGGACTCCTTATCGTCAATACAAGTAATCAAAAACATGTTCTAAGATCATCCTCTGTTAAATTTAATACATGACATATATAATAAACTTACGGATCATGGAGTAAGTGTCACTATTGTCTGGGTACCTTCACATGTAGGAGTTGTAGGAAATGAGGCTGCAGATGTAGCCGCAAAAGAAGCTTCTACTTTGGATATACCTATATCAAATATCCAGTTGCATAATGatattaagaaaatttttaaaaagcgTATATATGACAAATGGCAAGCTAATTGGAACACAACTCAGAGTCACTTACACGATATACAGCCAGTTATACCTTCCTTAGAGCTACCACCCATGCCCAGAAGACACAAAGTTATTCTAAGAAGATTAAGACTTGGACACACTCGTCTTACACATGGCTTTCTAATGGCATCTACCGATCCACCTTCATGCGGCCATTGCAGCAGTCTCTTAACAGTCAATCATTTTCTTATAGAATGTCCGCATTTTTCTGCTAAAAGAAAACAACACCAGTTGGGAGATAATATTAAAGCAATGTTAACTGAAACTCAGAAATTTGTAAAcctgtttaattatttaaaagacATTGAAGTGCTTAGTAAACTCTAAAGTTTAATAATTATGTGTAAcggtaaaatttgtaaaaaataagtacTGTATATTGTCAAATGTAAAATTGTATATactttatattgtattatactgTCATCGTGTCAATGACCTCGtagtcgagacacgttaattataataaaaaaaaacaaaaaaaaaaaaaaatctttgagTCCCACTGGAACACAATCAAAAGTGCATTACATGAAATCCGGCAGACTGTTGAATTTGAACTTCCAAATATCTCTAGAAACgaaaaagctgtcatccgaagattaagaataggacatacccgatTCACATATGAATATTTAATGAAGTCTGAGccgaagcccaattgccaaatctgctcaagtgtattaactgtgaaacacatcctgattGAGTGTCCCCAGAGTGCAACATATACTCAAGTCTaatatcaaagacgttttaaTCTCGCCCGATCAAGTCTTTACCCCAATTGGTTTCTtaaaagacattcagttgttcaacagaatatgaccccttgttttccatgtactttacttatatgatattatttagtcataggttctaagcttatagattaactgtagcaattagttacatatgcttattgtaattattatacaaaatattgtTTGTGTGAATGGTCATTGCAGCCGtgaaacattaatttaaataaaaaaaaaatctttgagTCATGCATCGATTTTTTTCCTCGTAGTTAATAGCTAAAGCTTTTTGTAGCTTAAAAGAAAGCtttgtgtaaaaatattttaacaaaaatttaaactatatatttgccaatatcaatatttatttatttaatgaaatatttaatatatcaATTCCAATTCACTTTAATAGATGAAATTTAATTCCTTTTTCCATGGAACTATTGACGTAAACGTCAATAATGTATTCCAAAAATGATACAAACTTTTatccttttaattttatttccagTGCAtgaaaattaacattaaattaatCATTAAccatatattttaaaagtttaattaaATTGGAATACAAAACCTATTTTAACAATATTAATCGACGTTGGGCGATAATTCCACTATAATACAGGATATCTAAAAAAGTTATGTACATAAAATGTAGAAAATTATATTCTCCAGGCTTGGAAAATATATTATGCCAAATTTCACGtggtgattaataactacgttGTAAAGCAAacatacaaatttttaaataggACGCTTATTTAGTTCCTCATATTTAGATTCCTCTCATAAACGCTGTTCTTACAATGATGCTTCACATTACtctacagagtatttaacaagttaagACCATTTTTACATCGATTTCGCTATGAAATACACACActgtatataaaaaagaaatacataAATAATGATTTATTTTACATAACTAAAGCTATTGATGCAAAAAGAAAGCAGTTCCATACTTTTACgatttttcgtttttaattaatgtaCATTAATTCAAGGGCGCTCTATCGACTATTCCAAATACTAATAAATTTGCTAAATAGAGGTATGCGAACCAGGACAGTCCCCTTTCTGGTGATCACAGCTTTGGGTTAACTAAAAAGGAGAAAAGGAGAAaatgaaaaaaggaaaaaagtaaACGAAAGAGGATTGAGAGGATTACCGAAAGAATGGATTGCGCTGGTAAAAAATACATACCGCAAATGTATAATGGTTCTAGTTTTCCAAGAAATAATTTTGAACTTTAGTGGTCACTTATGTGGAAATTTTAAAAAGTGCgtgtcaaatcaaagaaaacagaATGGACTACAGTATTTCATCTAGTTCGTTTCTTAAGGACCTATTTATTCTCCAGAAACATGGGGTTACATTGACTTAACCTCCTATGTTATAACGCCTCTACTCTGGTCCGTTACCTGTAAAGAGTCAAAATACTTCCATGTAAAGGAATTGGTTTTGATGTGCTTCTGATTGTATGTGGTTTAAcaaaatattgaatatttattCAACACATTGATTTTTTGCCGGAGAAGTTTAGCAAATGTCATGTTAATGTAAAATTTCACGATTGCTAATGGGGGATCTTCAGTAGTAGCTAACAGTATGTCATTTTCCTGTTGTTCACTTACAACAGTTTTGGTTCACACTTTTTTTTCATATGTAACCGAAGCAGTGCGAACAAaaagatttattagtttttcaaaAGCTTGCGCCTTGCTTCCTTCATTCAGGATATCGTTCTTGATATATTTCGAATGCAAGTAGTCAATCTTTTGAACGTTCTACTAATACCcagattatattttttgttaataattcttgtacaaaAGTTACACAGACAGGTTGAAAAGGTAATAACATGAAAACTGTCATATTTTAAAAGCCTATTGGTTTACTCTAGTTAAATTATGccttttacctattttaataatTGCTCGTCACAATTGACAGCTTATGAATGGTTTACTGAAAACTGCTTGACTTAAAATATAATCGATGTAACATTAAACTAAAAACTATTACATTTATTGCGTATTGTCTTCATTTAtgttttgtattagttatttattgaacaagaataattttaatatattactagctgacccggccacGCTTTGCTTTGACTTGGTTATTATTCGACTAATATTAAGTTCAATTTATCTAACAGAGTTAAGTAAATATGCATAACTAAATAAATAtgactaaaaaaaattaatatctgatgatttTATTCTAGATTTAAGATCATTCAGAACGTTTTATAAAAAAACTGTCCTTTAtcatactaaaaataaaaatgttacccACATGGTCCAATTAAGTCTGTAATATATTTATGCAACTTTTTACTTTTACAAGAATCTCCGTAGTCGCTTCTCTTTCTTCTTATCTATTTCGCCTGTTACCTtacgtttttcttttttatgattttattctttGTCTTCTATATTAAATACTTAACTAAAATGTCTCATCTATTGATTTAAGACGTCTTCCCTTGTCGTTAATAGCTCTCAACGCAGGTTTTTGCATTGATTCGTCGTGGcattgaattattttctgttaatGTAAACTTTCTTCTAGATTATTTCTGAATGCTTTTTACTAAATCAGTGTCTTTACCAAGGTAGATCTAGGTTACCTTGCTAAAAAAAGGTTACCGTGCTTAAATTTTGTGTTtgataaaacagtttttttaaagtCATAAATGTCTTGTGTCAAGACGTAAATGTAAAATCactaagtaaataataaaaattgtgaaaaaataaCACCAGCAATGAAGTTGGTATAATTGCAGACGGTGAAATGAAAGATAACTTAGAAGAAGATATTAGAGCGAGTGTTAGAGAGATGtcagtaaaatttatatttagtaCATAAGTATTTAATGATGTACGCGTTTAATCCTGTTTGCAAACAGGGCTGGGCGAAAATAAAAGTAAAGCTTTCTATTGTCAATTAGGATACATACATACTAAGTAATATTTCATCAGAGAAATGAGAAATGACCCACATGTGGGCCAATCCAAGACAGGATAGCCTAGCAATACATTGATTGCTAGGCTTTGGAACTAAAAATATATCTGAAGATAATATGCTTAAATAAGCAACAGCATTAGATATGGCGTTTGTTAACACATTCTTTCAAAAGAAAGAAACTAAACTTTGTGTTGATAAAAGTGCATAAAACTACTCGCAAACAGATTATTTGATGATAAGAAAAGAATAAATACATCTGTAAGGACTGTGGAGGAATACTTATTGAGGCAGTAAGGCAACAAAATAAGTCGCTTGTGCTGCACTCGAAGTTGAAAATCAAAACTATACCAAAATATTGGAGAGGACCAAAAAAATTAAGTGTTGAATGTTAAAAGATGAGAAAAAATGTCCATTTAGTGTAAGAATCGTAAAAAAAATTGGAACTTAAAAGAAAGTCCTAATATAATTTGGAGAAAGATGGCTAGTATCGTAAGACAACTGctattaaaatacttaaaaaatgaaaggaaagTTTGAGAATAAAGCGACCTGGTGGTTGTTAAACAATTTTTAAGGAAAAATAAAAGAGAGGAGGAAATTATATAAGTAGTGGTAAGAAAATAAGTTGGACACAGAACTTCAAAACTGTACGGTCACTAAAAAGAAAGCAAATGTAGCTGTAAAATAAGTTCTAACAGAAGGGTATACAAATTTAAACAATCATGTTATTACCAGGAAAGGACAATTAAACATACataaaatagccaaacatagaGCAAAGGaagcaaaatattttaatcatattagataatatccaaaatataaataaaatactattccAAGAAAAGAGTTTCAAAAAGATATGGTAAAAGTGGTagtttattaaatgaagaatttgacagaaaacCAGTTGAGTTAATGGATAGAGTACCAACAATGAtcaccaaaataacaaacaaagAAGTGGTtgaaacactttaaaaattaaagataGGAAAAGCAGTTGGACCGGATGATATTCCTGAGGAAGTATGGACAGCATCAGAAGAGGCAGGAACAAGTTGGCTTACAgttttatttaataagattatGAAAGTGGGACAAATGCCAGGTGAATAGTAGAGAAAGCAGCATAATAGCACTTAATAATATACATACAACAGGGCCATAAAACTGTTTAGTTACTTGGCTTACTTGGTTTTATGAAAGACAGATAAACAACAgatgaaatttttattataagcCGATAGATccaaaaatacagaaataaaaaaaaacaaaggctCATATAATATTCATCATTCTGGAGAAAGCATTCAAGGAGGGCACTTAATGAAAGTTAGTTCGTATGTAAATATTGTGAGAGAAATGTATGGGGAGTAATAACGTACATAGGACAGGTGTAGGAAatactgataaatttcatttggtATAGGATCGTACAAAGGTTTGGTGCTTAATacttatttattttcattagtgTTGGATCAGTTAACAGCTAAACTACATGTTAACATTCTCTGttgcttaatgtatgctgatgatgtagtgttagtAGGAAAGCTACTTAGAACAAAAACTCATTCTACTTTTTAGGAAAATGGAGTATTGAGGAAATATGTAAggatgcatgcagtagaattatGGTTGGATGCAATAAAACGAAACGCGTGGTGTGTTGTGTGATAACAAAAACTCCACTAAAGCTCAAGGgaaattctataaaacagccaCAAGGCCAGCTGTGATATACGGCACTTAATGTTGgtcatttaaaaagaaaaaagaacaacgAATGCATGTGCTGCAAATGAGAATACTAAAATGGATGAGTATAATGACAAAAAAAGGATAAAAATTAAGAATGAGAGTATTAGGAGAAGTCTAAGGGGAACACCAATTTATACGAAAATGAAAGAGCATAGGTTAAGAACGTTTGAtcatatttaaattcaaaacttCAATCAAgcaatacgaagaattgctgatctgTGAGATCCTGGAAGTAATATAAAAGGAAGTCCAAAGAAGGCCTGAAGACCCtagataaaaaattatatagaaCTAGAATTTAAGACCAGAAATCTAAGAATTTTCCTGTGACATTCTCGTAAGATTGAATATTAGCTTGGAAAAACATCGTAACAcaagatttttatatataatgattaaattagACTAAATTATTTCTTAATTACCAAAATTAGTAAGTTTAGGTATAAGGaattctttaaaaaattaaaaagtacaaTACATGCAATTtatgggaaaaataaaatacagtaaaaccttCACCTTCACATAGCAACCACCCTCAAGAAATCAAAAGCTGGTAGGTAAATATGAGTGCTCGTTTAAAAGAAAACAGGAGAATTAAAGCAACTGATCTGCTAAATATTAATGAACACAATGACAGCAATTTAAGAATAGGTGCAAGCTTGCATGCAGTTTTCTCTGTCTCACAGACGGAACGGGTCGGTATTACAACGATCAGTCTCTCTTGTACTTTATGTCTATGGTTAGATATGTATTTGAAAGTATGCCAGGTTATCTTGATATAGTCGACAAATGAGGTGAATAGGTGAATCAAGTCAATGTTCATTGATTATTATCAGCATATTCCATAGTATGTCCTAATCCATATCATTAAAGGCCTTAGTATGACATACGAAACATGTCACGTACATTTGCCTGTCATAAATCGTCACAACGACGATGAAGGATATACAGGAGCACTATagttattacaattattttttgAACCTCAAAGCTAGATGTGTGATTGTATTATTTTTCCAATCTTTCCCCAATTGGTATACCGTAATTTATATCCAGGTACAAGTGACTTTCTAGGCTCTAGCTGAGTATTAGTCGATATAGTTCTCTCCATAAGTAAGTGCGTCTGTCTTGTGATATTTTATGAGAGGCATAGTTCTTGAAATACTTTAAATAATGCTTTGTAATTAATTAGAAATatagatattctttaaataaaataatacgaAGAATCACAATATATCGCAGTCGCTGGGTATGTGAACACTTAtgttaaaacaataataattgtctttaaagttttaagttaaaatattttatatattttgtttgatTGTATTACTTATTTAGGACGATAGAAAAATTACTACatgaaaattatgtaaaaataaaaaaactaccacTTTGTGAATGTGTTGCCTAAATTACCATTATACAATTTATTCAGTACTTTCCGAATTTGTATAATAGAATATAAGCATTAATATTGTTCCGCTAGCTTTTTTCATCGTCTTTTTAACGTACTTTGTATAAAGTAGACGATCATAATTTAAATTCTGACTAAAGAACGCTTATAAAAAAAGAGCAAAAAGTCAAAGACGTTTTAGTTGCATAAGAGCCATTTTACTATCCCCAAGGTACTTGCTCAAGGTCCCATTTATCAGGGTTGAAAGAGTCTTTCTAAGGGGATACAATTTAGATCCAGTGTTATTACAGTATAAGTCGCTGGTATGCAAATTTTAATAATTCGGCCCTCGACAAGATTAAAACATTATGTTACATATTGtagttttgttaaaaaatttgaaattcgaaTAAAAATTTCTTCCATTTTTTATATAGACTGTAACCCTCTTTTTAAATGTTGTTATCTGAGTTCGATATGTTTTTCTGTCAAGatatcaattaaatttttttcaaaatatttattatttgaatgtaatatatatatatatatatatatatatatatatatacactctgggccaaaattaaccggccaccttaaaaataagtaatttttgatttcttatatctcctaaacctgttgtccgatttaaatgatttttttaatatgttatagccttattccttgacaatatctttgtagtaatattgttgctaaacagataaattttcattgtataccgggtgtacgaatcaaactgtgttttttcttaaagtttgcatcaccctgtggaatattctagcatttgtagaatactgaCATTAAATCGCaactatagcctcatgctttctcaacattctgttttttgattgattcgcttatgttggataatacaaaagttaggagCTTTAACAATTAGacatgttttttattaatttttatctccgcggaagaaaaaaaaaatcttttaaaaaaaaagtcatcttttacagtaaaaatccaatgaataaaatcttcgaagaaaattcaaattaacaatattttggaaatcaaagtttaattgtaaaaaattgggtatcaataatgggtgttgccTCTAACCCTTAGGACTTCATGGAGCCGGTTTGGCCatccattcatgatatcctggatatcagattggggATATAGTGCCACTCCTTTACCGCAGCTGTCTTTAGCTCTTCAAAGGATGCAGGggctggtactcttgctcttacccGTCTTTTGAAGTTGTCCCAGATCTGCTCAATTAGGTTAAGATCGGGACTGTATGCTGGCCATGATAAAACTTTaatcccgacctcattaaggtactcacgggtagatctagctgtatggcaacgtgcattgtcatgcattagtctgaagttatcaccaatgaatggtgcaacaggcatgacatggtcttggaaaacttcttgcacgtatacttgggcattcacactgcctctacggaacacaacaagatcagtacgcgcttagtaagaaatacctccccaaatcattattgaccctcCTTGGTAAGAcactgtttcggttatagcggatgcagcaaacctttcattttgacgcctatagacacgttggcatccatctggaccttttagggctattctgctcccatctgagaacagtatattcttccattccgccatagtccagttagcatattctcgcgcaaaatgaagtctagccctACGGTGTTGTGGGAGCAGTTGTGGTACCCGAGCTGGATGAAAAGCCCTCAAGTTTATTTCTtacagtcttcttctaatcgtttgtctactcacactaacgtttctcacctcaagaagagacctacgagcttcaggagcggttcaaaagcgatttctcaatactttagtgacaatgaagcggtcatcTCGAACTGAAGTGCATCGTTTTCGGCCTTGACCTGGCCTACGGTTGTACGATCCTCTCCCGGTTGTCTCCCGAAATCGTCTGATGGCATCTTGTACCGTAGTTCTgggtacatcgagtataccagcgatatgacgTTGACTGTAACCAGCATTAACTAAAGCCACTGCCTTAGCAGCATCAGTcacggaaacagatttgcaacaatgtcgtacaacgactatatgtcaaaaatccttcgatgacacaaatttaggaaacaaactgtcacagttaatgtaaacaaaacaataataaaggcgGTGGGGTTAACtttgctggtgagttaaatcgtctgtattgatgaaaaacatggctagttgttaaactacctaacttttgtattatccaacacaagcgaatgaatcaaaaaacaaaatgttaagaaaacatGAAGCTATAGTaaggttttaatttcaatattttgtagATCCTAGAATATTCCatagggtgatgcaaactttaagagaAAAACATAGTTTAATTCGTACAGCCGGTCACCAAttaaaatttacctgtttagcaattatattattataacgatattgtcaagaaataaggctataacatattaaaaaatcacttaaatcggacaataagtttaggagatataagacatcaaaaattacccatttttaaggtggccggttaattttggcccagagtgtatatacatatatatatatatatatatatatatatatatatatatatatatatatatatatatacatgtacaatGTAAAGTGTGTACAATTAGTCGTACAatatggaaaacttttttattttaagttttacgaaaaaaattaatttttaatataaagttCTGCATAttctaaaacctaaaaacctaaaacaCAATAATTACAATACAATCATTACAACATTGGCCATATACGTCAATTTTTTTGGTCATATACGTGGTTTGTCAAAAATATGAATAATTGTAGTTATTCTCTTATCttacataaaattcatattttttgacagaCAGCGTATAtcactaaaaaaatttaatatctgatgattgtattttaggttaaagatcattcaaaacttttaataaagaataactttCCTTCAtcatactaaaaataaaaatgttacccACATGGTCCAATTAAGTCTGCACCATATGGAAAATTTTTACTTCTACAAGAATCTCCGAAGTCGCTTCTCTTTTTTCTCATCTATTTCCCCTGTTCTGCCTATCTTCCCTTTTTCTTCTTCAAGGTTTTAATCTTCGTCCTCTGTATTAAATGCTTGACTAAAATGTCGCATCCAGTCGTTTAATACGTCTTCCCTTGACGCTAATAACTCTCTACTCAGGTTTTTGCATTGATTCGTCATTGAATGGAATTATTTTCTGTTAATGTTAACTTTCATCTAGATTATTCCTGAATGCTTTTTACTCGATCAGTGCCTTAACCAAGGTAGGTCTGCGTTACATTGCTTAAATTTCTTGTTCTATAAAACAGCTTTTAGATAGTCATAAATTTCTTATGTCATATTCCTGAAAACATAAGGGTAAAATTACTAAGTGAATGATAGAAATTgtggtatgtaggaaaaagtAACACTAGCATTTAAGTTGCTATAATTGCTGAAAGTAAAATGAAAGATAACGTAGTGAAAGATATTAAAACGAGTGATAAAGTAATGTCAGCGGCTGGGCGAAACAGGGCTGGGCGGAAATAAAAAGAGCTTTCTATGATCAGTTAGGATACATACTAAGTGATATTTCACCAGAGGAGAAAGTCATAATAGAAGGTAATTTTAATGCACATATGGGCCAATCCAAGACAGTGTATGAAGCAGTACATAGAGGGCTAGGCTTTGAACCTAAAAATATATCTGAAGATGATATGTTTGAATTAGCACCAGCATCAGATATGGCGATTGTTATCACATTATTTCAAAAGAAAGAAACTCAACATTGTATTAATAAAAGTGGACAAAGAAATACATCTGCGAGGACTGCGGAGTAATAGTGAGGCAGTAAGGCAAGTTGCTTGTGCTGAACTCGAAGTAAAAAAGCGAAACTATACCAGTATAtcggaaaaaccaaaaaaacaaaactaaGTGTTGAA
The genomic region above belongs to Diabrotica undecimpunctata isolate CICGRU chromosome 8, icDiaUnde3, whole genome shotgun sequence and contains:
- the LOC140449016 gene encoding uncharacterized protein, with the protein product MWGSDKTFGRGKVIENVLNCSSTCLLNTGSSTYCNISSGTFSAIDLSFSDPKSSSLLNWHVLDSLFDSNHFPILISNSENKSSNYNVPKWRIANADWIGFCSYLEKKLPLLSLSDDVDVSLNLFIHCIISAADLHIGKTSTTYRRKKVPWWNKDCEYAVRQCKKALNRYRRTRNNEDFVQFKKLKARAKYVLKENKKISWREYTSSLKTNTPSAEVWTKIRQMQGRKTSFGIQSISYENIVINDTQRIANLLADTFEQKSKRQYSTNISSDTLTEKASTIKTVQEIDPINTPFTLEELMTALDLCKNTASGPDDIPFIFLKKLSTPCIIVLLKFYNGKSIHLPVKHALYADDLVLFCRGKNTETTCRLMQTAIDNIERCSRHIGLSFSSQKTKIMRFSRKTTKDNPILTYNGVLLDVIDHHKVLGLTFDSRLTWNTHIQETKGNCLKNINILKSLAHFHWGADEEVLLTVYRSIIRSKMDYGSFVYMSASKSHLKALDSVHNTGLRICLGAFRSSPAQSMYCEANEPPLWLRRQHLLLSYAASLSTNPQNPVYQLIIQPNNLINHSQTTRAAQPLSCILNSILDGFDLSATSPFHISTHPPWHKQLPNVNTSLCSFNKHDTPKAVIKQLFLDIRNRNQFRKVLYTDASKNDVGVGSAVVSSFSTTKLIKLPAVCSVYTAELYGIVEAFHHPLLNLIHDIYNKLTDHGVSVTIVWVPSHVGVVGNEAADVAAKEASTLDIPISNIQLHNDIKKIFKKRIYDKWQANWNTTQSHLHDIQPVIPSLELPPMPRRHKVILRRLRLGHTRLTHGFLMASTDPPSCGHCSSLLTVNHFLIECPHFSAKRKQHQLGDNIKAMLTETQKFVNLFNYLKDIEVLSKL